From a single Magnetococcales bacterium genomic region:
- a CDS encoding DUF429 domain-containing protein, whose protein sequence is MPSVLGVDGTRDGWVGACWEGPGFQPVIKFFSKFCDVFEIFPQPAITAVDMPIGLLSQAIKGGRDCESIGRKILKRRHSSVFSSPVRSALEAENYGEALQLNRISSNKQREC, encoded by the coding sequence ATGCCGAGCGTTCTAGGTGTCGATGGAACCAGAGATGGATGGGTTGGTGCCTGTTGGGAGGGACCAGGATTCCAGCCGGTCATCAAGTTTTTCAGCAAGTTCTGTGATGTCTTTGAGATTTTTCCGCAGCCAGCAATTACTGCCGTTGACATGCCTATAGGTTTGCTCAGTCAGGCAATAAAAGGAGGCAGGGATTGTGAAAGTATCGGTCGAAAGATTCTTAAAAGGAGACATTCATCCGTTTTTTCTTCGCCTGTTCGGAGCGCATTGGAGGCTGAAAATTATGGAGAGGCATTACAGTTAAACAGAATAAGCAGTAATAAGCAAAGGGAGTGTTAA
- a CDS encoding DUF2442 domain-containing protein: MQAHRIESVHAIPGTLTLVVKWRDGVEDAVDMTPIIQRSAPLRHLENPDLFSEVEVIDWGCAVGWRGDLGYGADTLHEQIRQQNMKAAG, from the coding sequence ATGCAGGCCCACCGCATTGAATCCGTACACGCCATTCCCGGTACGCTCACCCTCGTCGTGAAATGGCGAGATGGCGTGGAAGATGCCGTTGATATGACGCCGATCATCCAGAGATCGGCTCCGTTGCGTCACCTGGAAAATCCTGACCTGTTTTCCGAGGTTGAAGTGATCGATTGGGGTTGCGCAGTGGGTTGGCGCGGCGACCTGGGATATGGCGCCGACACTCTCCATGAACAGATCCGTCAGCAAAACATGAAAGCCGCTGGATGA
- a CDS encoding DUF4160 domain-containing protein — MTTITQIGKIKISVYADDHNPPHFHVASPEADAIVRIRDMVVIGGDEAHAHVKAAIEWAKRHREEIALAWIEMNG; from the coding sequence ATGACGACGATCACCCAGATCGGAAAAATCAAAATCAGCGTCTATGCCGACGACCATAACCCGCCCCATTTCCATGTGGCGTCTCCGGAAGCGGATGCCATCGTTCGCATCAGGGACATGGTCGTTATTGGGGGAGATGAAGCCCATGCTCACGTCAAAGCCGCTATCGAATGGGCCAAAAGGCATCGCGAAGAAATCGCCTTGGCCTGGATCGAAATGAACGGATAA